The stretch of DNA ATCCTTCAGATAAGTTGCTTGCTCTTTGCTTGAAATGTATGATGGAGTGCAATTTTCAGCATCAGATGAAGAATTTCCAGAGACTGATGACATATTACCTTCATATGTAAAATTCCATCCCTTAACATCTGAATAATCTGTCATCAACACCTCTGAGACGGATCCACcatttatttccttcaaattACTCAAATTCAGCTTACTACTTGAGCAGGCACTAGCATCAGAAAATTCCCCTATTTCATCCTTCATGTTTGCGATCATTCCCTCATTAGCCAATGAATATTGAGAACTATAGCTACTAGGCATATAATGCTGCGAGAAATCATCAACAAGTGTATTTTCCATATTCATGCCATAATTCATAGCAGAGTATCGGTCGGTTATGTCTCTTATAACATCATAACCTTGACAAATTGTAGACTCAGTAGAAGTTACATTTTGTGAGGACATAACTACATCCATGAAGGACATTCCCATATATGTACATGGCTTAGTATCTTGTGGTCCAAATATATCCACACCATTTTCAATCAAAGCACCATTGTTTGCAAATTTCACATCAACATCCTCAACAACAGGGTCGTGTGAGGTATCTGCAATCGCCAGAAATATTAATTAGTCTTCCAACTAAGTTCTGAGAAACAATGCAAACTGCAATGCAATTATCTAGGAAAGACTCTCCAACCGACAACATAAATGCCATTATGCCACTACTTTAAGTCAAATTTACACATACATTTGGAATCAACATCCACACATAAATGCTGACACTGGAGTTCAGTTTCATCCTTGGGAAAATCAAGATAAGAATTACCTCCACAATCTGGAACATTGCAGGCATCTCTAtcaacaaagtttttttttatatataaatagagcaATTTTATTAGATGCGAAGAAGGGCACAACCTAAGTACACGAAAGGAGACATCCAAcaagcaagaagaagaagaaaagcagaAGATTTGAAGTCTAGAAAACCAGAGAATTGGAAGCCTTGGTGAGCAGCCATCGAAACATATAGGGTGAATAATAGAATAGCTTTTAATTTTGTCATCCTCCTTTCTCAGGAGAGCTATCCTCCAAACTTCTGAATTTTTATGACATTCATAGGGATTTTGCCAACAACTCCCCTCGTTGGGGGCATAATTCACTAAATCCCAAAAGCGTTGAATGTCACTGCCCATAAGTCCCTAGCCAAATCACAATGTAGCAGAAGGTAACTGATGCTTTTCCCATTCTTCTTTCACATAGGGAACCAATCCATTACTACAGTATATCTATTAATTATCCCTCGTTAAGATCTTGCCCAAGACTgccaataatataaaaagtaaatataaataaataaagtaggTGCCTTGTTtctccaaatgcacttccatAAAAATGAGGAGCCAGATGGAGGGAGCTGCCCATTAAAGAAggatttaattttaatgggatCCTGCAAATATTATCATTGTCACCCTCTTCTATGCCAAAAAGGATTTGAGCTTTCTGAAAATAGATGACAACatctccatctcccaatcctaaGCTTCTCTAGTAAAATTTACATATAGTTGGGCATACCATCTGAAATATGCAAGTGTTCAGCAACGAAAGACTCGCTAAATTGGGATAATTGAAACAACTCTGGGAAGATAGTTTTCAATGGTTGGTCCCCGCAACATCGTACCAAAATCTGGTTTTAGACCTGTCACCCACTTTATAATAAAACTGGAGAGAAGTCCCCCAGCCTCTTCTAAGAGCTCTCCATACCCCAATCCCAGAAGGCTCGCTAACCTCATTcgaacaccatcctccccataTGCTACCATATTTGGCTTCCACCACCAGTTGCTATAAAGCTTCCCACTCCCTGGCATACCTCCAAAGCCGTTTCCCcaacaaaacacaaacaaaagCAAATTTCTAATCCCCAAACTGTCTGACAAGAGTGGAGTAAATCAACTAGGTGGAGCTTAAATTCATTACCAATTCCTTCTCACAAGAAGCCTCTCTGGACCTTCTCAAAAATGTCAGTCTAATCCTACAGAGATGGAGAATAGAGGCAAGTAATAGGTAGGTAAGTAACAAAGAGTACTTTTAATAGAAGTGTCCCCTCTATCAGCAAAACTAGAAGCTGCATTGCACAGTAGTCACTCAATCAAGGGAGACCTAGTACTCTCCGTGAAGGATGACTCATGGTATGGTAGTATTGAAAACCAGCCTCTGAGACTCTACTCAACTTCCAGGGAAGCATCCACAAGATTCAGCCTGTGTGGAGGgttctatttttaaaatgtcAAAGACCATGATAGAGCTCACTTCCGAATTTGAAGTTTCTAAAgttgtataaaagaaaaatgtgagAAGACTCATAAATTCAGCCTATAAAGGCAATCCTTCTGACAACTGAGACCTAAAGAAATAAGAATGGAAAGAAATGATCAAACGTAAACTCTAAGTATCAATGTTATATCCCCCATATCTCATGGTAATTTGAGGAGGCGTCAACATCCCACTACCAGTGctcagagaaagaaaaaaggttcAAAAAGAGGAGTATTTAGTGATCTCAAAAGCCACAAGGAGAGTGCGGGGCATGGGAGGAAAGTAAGCATGTCAGCATAAATAGTTAACCTGTTTGAAACTGCATATTCTCATCGTTGCCAACATCACGAGTTGATTCATCTTGTGACATGCAGTTCAATGATGGATCCTCCAGATTGCTCTGCAATTTAATATGGAAAAAAATCAgtccacaagaaaaaaaaaatgctactttaAAGTTCAGTTTGCTGGGATTATGGCTTAGATATGTTGAGAAATCAAGCCCGCAAATTCTTTTGCAGGAGTTCAAGTATATCAACTCCctaaggaaaataaatattaacacCACATTTAAATGCAAAATGGGACCAAAAGAAAACCAAGGTATCAACCAGGAGATACACCCACAGAGGATATATCCAAGCTCATccaattgaaaattaaaagcaCCGCTCCACAAAGGATGGTCAATGTCCATCACAATACCGCACTAATAGGCTTGGGATATAAAAAAGCATACCATTCAAAGCTGCAATTGGTAGAAGTCCTAATAGGCTTTAATTGTAAGATCGTTGGGTCATGGGTAGTCAACCAATTGCAACTTCGGATggtattgagaatatttcatCTTGTTCTCCCTAATTCTCACAAACCTCagttaattatcaaaaaatccaaataaaccTCAGACAACTCGGGCTCCCTTAAACATACTAGCGTTTCTCTCACGCTAGTATCCATACAATACCAACGGATACTGAAACAGTATGCCAGAGCATCGAAATGCACTGATACCCACAAACACACGCACATAAGCCGGGTCCGATTAGCAAGAGTTTAGTACTACGCACTATAATACCCTTTCAATCGAAGTTACCCAAATTCAGAGATGGCAAAATCTACACGGGGTTTTCCAAAAACTACCTGCAAAGGCTGGGGCTCCTCTCTAAGAATGTGATAGAGAGTATCGACGTCGATGGACATGTCCTCGTTGCCAAATTCATCGACGGCGGAGAAATCGCCGCGCGTCCAAACGTTCGAGCCGTCGTCCGTCATCAACATGATCCAGAAAGTCTCTAATCCcgactctccctctctcccgcaCCCTcttcaaaccctaacacaaAAGGATATAATCGGCGAGTTCCGATCCGAATAAGACCAAAACAGCATCTCTCCCCGAAACGACGACGAAATTGTCCGTCCCAGGGGGCGGATTCTTTGATTCACAAAGAGAGAGTCAAGAGTGGCTTTCGGAGAAGTTTCGCAATGCgaccttttcttttcaaagaaaaggaaaaggcaaacaaaaaataaaaataaaaataatgaggggggaggggggcgTGAAGTACGTGGTGATGATTGGTGGGAGGGTGTCGCAGGTTTAAATAGGATTCGGTGCGTACGATAACGGACGTATGGGGGGTTCAGCTTTTGGCTCCGGGGCCTCGCCAGCCGGCACAGCACACATGGGTGAGGTGCGGAGCGTCTGCGCCGCGTGGTCAGTTTTCACACTCTAGTCTTAACACACTTGGGTTTCATGCGACTCGATGCACAACATATAAAAGTCAATGATGTCGGTGCCAATCTTGCCTGTCATCTACTGACAATTCTCAAAATAGATAAACtcttgtgtaatagataatTATCTAAACCATAATTTAATCACAATCCAACGGACAAGAATAAATGTAATTTGAATCATAAGTTTTATACCTTACGTTATAATTTGTTAAAACATTCATATTGCATCCTCGAATTATCAAAAATTGGTTCGGTTCTAACATGAAGAATCGGTCTAGACATGTGATATGacacaattttaattttaattttaattttaataatttagaaagtaaaatgcaagattttgataatttaattgTGTACTTGTTTTGACAATCTTAGTATTCTATTCTTGACGACTTTTGACTACTAATTACTGTTAAATATGGGAATGTTGGAACAGTATTTGGGACCAAGAGGATTTGCTTTCATGTGGTTTGACATAAGTTTTTCATCTGGTCTAGTTTGTGTTGTCggatatttttagaatattttattattatttattattattattttttacatattttttattattattcaatattatatcattatttttttactattattcacagaatacttaaaaataccTCACAACTTGCTATTTATGAGAGTTTAGAATTTATATCTATACTGCCTAACTGTATTTGAGAACATATTCACGGATGCATCCTTTTTCTTAGATAACaccttaaaaatattcaaggaatttctttaattttgggaGGCCAAACATTAACCTAATTCTGTCCGTAGGTGGTTTATTACTCACTTTAAGAGCTTGTTTAggaaatataactttttattacaGTGCTCTTAATtgtagaattttattaaaaagttttaCTACTTAAAAACTGTTTACTATTTGGTAAACATACActtgaagtatttttaaaattagttatggtggctttttttttttttaaatgtagcattatttatatggatttttcaataaaaacttCATTTGGATACTTttcaaaaaagtgaatttttaaagtgttaaaaatactctttataaatttattaaaaatattatttttctttaaggctgcatttagatgttgagctgaatccagttgagttaagttttttataaatagtagtgagttaagtaATAGATGAAGTTATATGGGGTCTATCTAAACTAAGTTTGAAGTGTATTTTAATGTAAGTTcgtataaatatgttttaaattgaaaaaggttatgagtCTTACGTGTAAGAATGTTTTGATTtaggatgagtttagtaatttaagaataattgagtgtttagatgttaaatttaatttaaaattaaattaaacttagTTAAATTTAAGAATCAAACGCACCCTAAGGATGGTTTTCATTACTACCCGCAATATATGGAAGTAGCTAAAGAGGGGGGATCTAGACACCTGTGAAGTAAAACTATGATGGGTGCATCTCTAGCCACTTCATGTGGATGGATCCAACCGCCCCGTGAGATGGCAAGATCCGcctattttaaaattcatttggcCGTTTTAAAgactataataaaaaattttaagtgaaCGGGgtaaatgattttttcattgaaattaagttttaaaaatactCATATGTTACACGTATAAAGAATAAGTAATGTTACGTATTGTCATTGAATGAGCAAGTGtcgcataattatttaaaaaaaaaaatttattattaaataataattatttttaaataaatttcatatttttttatttttttaaaaaaggatcGTGATGTTTATCCATTTTATGACCGTAAGTACTAAATATCATTCTAATAcgtgataataaaatatattcgatttaatataatattttatatctattttataataaaagagaTTTACACAATTATCGCATTAATTTTCCTATATCATATCAGATTTTTGTGTTgataaaaaaagtttataaaaagTTTGGTCACGGGGCGTGGTAGGGTGATGTTCAACTGAGCTACAAGGAATCCAAAACACGTACTTCTATCTACTGCATCGTACCTATATCCACCGGAGACACGTCAACCGGGCCACACCGTctaaaaccgaaccggacccAACCAGCAGTCTTCATCCGGAAGAAAAGCCCGGAAACAATAACCGCACGGACGAAAGGTATCGTCGGTAATTCGGATCTATACTGTCGCAGTCTTCGCCAAATCAACATCACTAGGTAAATTTTTCTCCACCATACTCGGATTCCCGGGGAAAGTTACTCTGAGCCGGTTCCATACGTTACCTCGGTCGAAGAGAAGAACTAGGGTTGTGATTAGGAAATCTCTATATTTTCTGCAAGCATTTTGGCGAGTTAGGGTTTCTTTCGAGCAGCGATTCTGCATTCAGCAGTTTCTGATTTGGTAATTTTGTAGGAGGCCTCTGTTGTGGGATGGCTTTGAAGGCGGTGCACTGATGTCACTGTTCTGGATTGTGATTCGGCAGCTAGCAGAGATCGAAGCAATGGTaactattcttttaaaaatattctaccTTTTGCTGATTTTGATTagttctcttgatttttttaaaaggaaacagAGTTGTTCGTGCGCGGCATTTTAGTCTCTGTTTAGTTCCGGAGTAATTTAGAGGAAGAAAGGAAGTTGGAAGTTTGGCACGTGTTTTTTGTGTTGTTTCGAATATGCGAAGTAAAAATCTAACCTCTACTAATCCAAAAAGGGGAAAGTTGGTTCAGTGGAGcggtggtttttgtttttaaggtTCTGAATGCTGGGAAATTACAGATTCAAAGATGACCCAGTTTCGCATTctgttttcctttattttcttggcaaccaaacagaGGATTTAGGAAGAAGTTCATtttctttgatgtttttgaTAGATGGAAAGAAGctccccttttctttttgtcactCTTACATATCATGTGGTTAGAACATTCTCTCTCTACGTGGAAAATTATAGACAAACATGGGAAATGGTGCAAATATCTGCTTCGTGGATGTGTAAACGTGGCCTATGAGATTTTGTTCATTGACGATGAGATTGTCTTTATATATCTGTCCACAGGCTACATCAAAGAAAGTGATTACCAAAGAAGAGTGGGAGAAAAAGCTTAACGATGTAAAGATTATGAAAGAAGACATGAATAAATTGGTGATGAATTTCCTCGTCACAGAAGGCTATGTCGATGCTGCTGAGAAATTCCGGATGGAATCTGGAACTGAACGTATCCTTAGTTTGTTATGGTTGCCTACTCtgtgtgtgttgtgtgtgtggTGTTTAGCGCTGATGACTTggttatttctttctttttctgccATATGCTATCCTGTTACACCTTATGCATAAATAGCAGATATCGATCTTGCAACAATTACTGATCGCATGGCAGTGAAGAAGGCAGTTCAATGTGGTAATGTAGAGGACGCAATTGAGAAAGTCAATGACTTAAATCCTGAGGTTCGATATCCTGATCTATTCCTTGCTGCTAATCCTTTGGTATATTACATTATAGATATGTTTTGCCAGTAGTTATGAAATCAATTCTTCAGCCACACTTCAACAAAATTGCACATCATTGCATACACTTAACAGCTAATcgattttgttaaaataaaatttggagtTTATTAGTTTTGCATGTGCACTTTGTGTATTTATTGGTTGATGCACCCCAAACTACATCTATATTTTGTTTGTCAGTAAAAGAACATTTGAAATTGGGATATGAGGGAGTTATAGTTAGTAATCACCTCTATAATATCTTTACTTTTGTGGGATGTCTATGTGGCTAAGGTATTtctctttacaaaaatttataaaaactcctaggggttggctcaagtggttaAGGCCCtagtcttggtggtatgctcccaccaggtctaaggttcaattCCTCTCGAGTGCAAACAATTTATAGGGGTCATTGGACTGGGGGaactttcccttgaattacccaaggtgtACTTACAGGAAACTCCTTTAAATAACCAGAAAAATCAATTCACTCATTCCTAGTCCTCTATATGCTGGGGAAAATGGCAGATTTATTCTTTTGCATGTACTTTTAGCGGAAATCTTGCTGACTGACATTCAGCATTAGAGAGCATATGAGATTCCTTTTTTTTAGCCTGAATTCCCTTGCTGACTGGCCATTGAAAAGTGCCTCAAAAGTTCATAGGTTAGGGAGAAGAATAAGTGCCTGCGAAGTTGCTAACAAAGTATGAGAGCTTGGGAGGATAATGGTGTTCTCTAGAGGTTAATGGGCCAtgtataccaaaaaaaaaaagaggttaaTGGATCTTTTGGGGTTGGTCTTTGGAAGAATATTAGAAGCGGTTGGGAGAATTCTCCCGGTTCATTGGATATGAAATGGATGCTGGGTCCAAGGTAGTATGTTGTTGGTGTGATGTGTGGTGAGGAGATAATAGTTGAAAGGTGCTCTCTTGGTGTAGCATGTTTCAAGGATGCATTTGTGGGAGAGTATTTTCAGCTCTCTCGTGAATTTCATCAGTTGAGTTTTGATATTGTCAGAAAGGTTAATGATTGTGAGATGGATCTTTTCACAACATTCTTTAATCAATTATACTCCAACAGGGTGAGATGGGATGGTGAAGATAAAATTGTTTGGAGCCCTTCCAAGGAAGGAGTGTTTGAAGTAAAATTTTCTTACAACATGTTATGCTCTCAGTGCTGTACTCCTTTTCCCTTGAAGATTATTTGGTGCAATAAGCCCCTTCCGTTGAGAGTGAATTTCTTTGCATGGGCCATGGGCAGTGATCTTTGGATAGTGGTCtgtaattgtttttctttctctatctctAGCTTCCAAAACTTCTTGatctttttacattttcttcTCAAGTATATCTCTTGTATACTGGTCAAAAAAGTATTGGGGTAACAacctttttctttaataaaattcatcttataaaaaagataaattttatgaagTAGAGGAAGTAGAGAGAATGTCTTGTAACAATGTATCttatcataaaaaagaaaagaaaaagtagagagaatgCCCCTGACGGTTGAAGATAGTGAAAGGGGATGAGAAAAGAGAAACAGCAAACCTTGAAAGGATTGCTGGatggaagagagaagagaagatcTGGAAGAGATAGAAAGGCAAGAGGGGCAGATAACAGAACTGAAAACTATGAAGGGGGGAGGCGAGAGTTGGAAAGGGTTGAGAAAGGGAGAGGCCACAGGCTCTTCCAAAATATTAGCGATTATACATCAAAGTTCTCCGTCTCGTCTTACACAAAGGAGGCCGATAATTGAGTATTACAGAACCTAGAAAACACATGAAATCCATCTAAAACAACTGCCCATATTATGTGACTCTCGTAGTATTACAGAAAACACGAAAAACCTTCAAAATGAGGAATGTTCTTGTAGACAACTTGCTATGAATAATCTTCtgttttgtatttcttttgtcAACTTCCTgctgagaataattttttcatcgGGAAGGGGACGCACTTTGGAGGAATGTCATTGAAGTCAAATATGGGAGCatttggggaggatggtgctctaATGAAATAAGTGGCGCATATGGGGTGGGAGTGTGGAAATTTATTTGGAATGGATGGGAAGTTTTCTCCAACAACTTCAGATATGAGGTGGGAAGGGACGCACGAATCAGATTTTGGTCCGATACTTGGTGTGGAGATATCGCCTTGAAGAAAGCTTTCCCTTATCTCTATAGGATTGCATTGGACAGGGATGCTTCAGTGGCCGACAACATGGTCATTTCAGCTGGTTCTCCCTAATGGTTGGTGAGGTTCATTAGAGCTGTTCAGGATTGGGAGGTGGGAGAGATTACAGCACTTTACAGGGCACTATATGCGCTGAATCTTAAAGCTGAAGGGGAAGACAGGCTGCTTTGGACTCATTCCGGAACAAGCAATTCTCGGTCAGATCCTTCTACAAGGTTATCTCGCCTCACCCTTCTACTGTTTTCCCTTGGAAGAGCATATGGAGGAGTAATGTTCTGCTTAAGGTTGCTTTCTTCAGCTGGCTGGCCTCCCATGGAAAAATATTGACTATTGACAAGCTGAGAAAGCGTGGATTTTTTATAATAGACTGGTGCTTTATGTGTAAAAGAAACGGAGAAACAGTGGATCATCCTCTTCCTCACTGCGAAGTGGTTAAGGCTCTGTGAGATGAAATCTTCTCTAGGCTTGGCATCGTCTGGGTcatgcctaggagggtggttGACTTATTGTTATGTTGGAGAGGAATTCAGGGTAATTGTCAAATTGCTGCTGTCTGGAAGATGGTGCCACTATGCTTAATGTGGCGTATATGGAATGAAAGGAATGGCCGCTGCTTCGACAACAGGAAACGGTCAATGGGAGGGTTTAGGGACTTTTTCTATCATAAATTGTTACTTTGGGCTTCAGCCATTGTATTGAATGGGACTAGCTTTAATGACTTTTATACTGATTTCCACTGcgcttagcttgtaattaggtttaTCTCTTGCATACTCCCTGTATACCTGGGCTATACCAAATTACgtggattaataaaaaaatttgtacttataaaaataaataaataatttttttctcctcgCTAAAACTAGAACCCGAGAAGAGAATTATGTTGGGcaaactttttctcttctctaaaCTGAGAACCTATTTAAGTGGTATATCTTGGAGATTTTATTCAGAAATTTTCTCATAGTTTGTGTCATAGAGCCCAATTATTTCTGATTTCAGGTTTTCTACTCTCTTCtggtttttctaaattaattgtttatCATGTGGAAATTTATATGCAGATACTGGATACCAATCCACAGttgtttttccatcttcaaCAGCAAAGGTTGATAGAATTAATTCGGAATGGGAAAGTAGAAGAGGCTCTAGAGTTTGCCCAGGAGGAGCTTGCACCAAGGGGAGAAGAAAATGTATTACTGCATTCATAAAGAACTTCATTGTCATTTTCTTTGCATAAtgattagtttttttcttttggacaaGACTTTGCATGATAATTGTGGAAATTGAAATGGCGAAATATAATTCCAAATATAAAGATAGGTTTGTCTTCATGGAACTATATGTGTGGCCAGGATTTGATGATcgagtttgtttaattttatacaaGTAAAGCTAATACTTGGCTAAGAAAATTAGTTGTCTGCAGCAAAGCTTTTTAGAAGAGCTGGAGAGGACGGTTTCTCTTCTCGCTTTTGAAGATGTTTCCAACTGTCCTGTTGGAGAACTTCTGGACATTTCACAGCGCCTAAAGACCGCCAGTGAGGTGAATGCAGCCATCCTTACTAGCCAGAGCCACGAAAAAGGTTAGTGCACTTTCCATCTTATCTTTCATGGTAATAAGAATACCAGGGTCTGGAATTTGTATATTATGGTTCTCTCGTTATGAAATCCAGCCTagatcttttatatatatatatatatatatattgctgcaAAAAGTCACATTTTTCGGAAGCAAGTTTCTTCATTCTTCTAGATTTCATAGTAGACtgacttgtataaaaaaaaaaaaaaaaagagattcgATGGTAGACTTCGAGTCGAGTTAGAAAATTGTAAAACAAAATTCCTGTCGAGATTTTCTCTGTGACCAGCAAAATTTAGATGTTATCAAGTCTTGGACCTCTTTCAGCAAAATTACTAAGTTCTGTTAGGGACAAGATTACGAcctcgtttggatattgagatgaaatgatttgtgaataatagtgaaatagtttgaatatgttttatgggattttgggaaatgagagaaaaaattgaataaaaatattataaagataaaatattatgggattttgggatttgaaaaaagttgaattcatttttgtgttttgtttggaagtttgggaaagttctaatgattagataatgattagatgaaaaagttgaagatttgaaattgaaaagtgtttgtgtttgtggtgtttggatattgagatgagatgggatgagttgGGAACTTGGGAGGATTATGctatccaaaccaagcctaCATGAAAATGAAGACCTCGTTGAACAGGGAATGACAACTGTTTTTCAGTGACATTTTACATTAGTCCTTCGATGTTTATATCAAAACAAGCAATGtaagtgaatagtagctgaAATTAAGTTTTAAACTTCGGTATTGGgagttggatcatttttttttcttggtaagCAATGATGTCATTTTTCTGGGGGGTATTCCTAATTTAGATGAACCAACTCCTATCTATTATTTTGTCGGGAATCTTGTTCGAGTATAAATATCCAAGTAAATAACTCCTGTATAATTTTGGCTGAACCACAGATCCAAAGCTTCCAAGCTTGTTAAAGATGCTGATCTGGGCCCAAAACCAGCTTGATGAGAAGGCTGCCTATCCGCATATAAACGACTTGTCCACTGCCACGCTTGAAGACCCCGCCATCTGAAAACGGGTGTGACGTCAATTGGTGGAGGATTTAGGTGTTTCTAGATTGAATGAATGGGTCAAGTTCGGTGTAATGAAACATGATGTTTGTACTTTTATCTTAAATCTACTGTATCTCGTTGTCCTTTG from Juglans regia cultivar Chandler chromosome 4, Walnut 2.0, whole genome shotgun sequence encodes:
- the LOC108982782 gene encoding protein GID8 homolog isoform X2; this translates as MSLFWIVIRQLAEIEAMATSKKVITKEEWEKKLNDVKIMKEDMNKLVMNFLVTEGYVDAAEKFRMESGTEHIDLATITDRMAVKKAVQCGNVEDAIEKVNDLNPEILDTNPQLFFHLQQQRLIELIRNGKVEEALEFAQEELAPRGEENQSFLEELERTVSLLAFEDVSNCPVGELLDISQRLKTASEVNAAILTSQSHEKDPKLPSLLKMLIWAQNQLDEKAAYPHINDLSTATLEDPAI
- the LOC108982782 gene encoding protein GID8 homolog isoform X1, translated to MSLFWIVIRQLAEIEAMATSKKVITKEEWEKKLNDVKIMKEDMNKLVMNFLVTEGYVDAAEKFRMESGTEPDIDLATITDRMAVKKAVQCGNVEDAIEKVNDLNPEILDTNPQLFFHLQQQRLIELIRNGKVEEALEFAQEELAPRGEENQSFLEELERTVSLLAFEDVSNCPVGELLDISQRLKTASEVNAAILTSQSHEKDPKLPSLLKMLIWAQNQLDEKAAYPHINDLSTATLEDPAI